A genomic segment from Lignipirellula cremea encodes:
- a CDS encoding glutamate decarboxylase has product MPLHDKESVRADLEDEVYASADLSVAMPKSRFPASERDPRHVYSAVHDELMLDGNSRQNLATFCQTWAEPEVHKLMDECMDKNMIDKDEYPQTAAIEARCVNMLADLWNSPEAANTIGCSTTGSSEAAMLGGMAMKRAWEAERKAAGKPIDKPNLVTGPVQVCWHKFARYWDIELREIPMEPGRLLMTPEEVLQRCDENTIGVVPTLGVTFTCQYEPVQAVSDALDQLQKDTGLNIRMHVDAASGGFLAPFCAPELVWDFRLPRVKSINTSGHKFGLAPLGVGWVVWRETADLPQEEIFWVNYLGGNMRDIALNFSRPGGQIVCQYYNFLRLGREGYRKIHSACYETAQYLAKEIAKLGPFEILYNGQMNDGIPALCWKMRDGADPGFSLYDMADRLRSRGWQVPAYSLPADMQNQAIQRILVRHGVSRDLGALLLEDMRRALEYFQQHPVQSPLTPEEASGFHH; this is encoded by the coding sequence ATGCCTTTGCACGACAAAGAATCGGTGCGCGCCGATCTGGAAGATGAAGTTTACGCCTCGGCCGATCTTTCGGTCGCCATGCCGAAAAGCCGCTTCCCGGCCAGTGAACGGGACCCGCGCCATGTGTACTCGGCCGTGCACGATGAGCTGATGCTCGACGGCAATTCCCGCCAGAACCTGGCGACCTTTTGCCAGACCTGGGCCGAGCCCGAAGTCCACAAGCTCATGGATGAGTGCATGGACAAGAACATGATCGACAAGGACGAATACCCGCAAACGGCGGCGATCGAGGCCCGCTGCGTGAACATGCTGGCCGATCTGTGGAATTCGCCCGAGGCCGCCAATACGATCGGCTGTTCGACCACCGGCTCCAGCGAAGCGGCCATGCTGGGCGGCATGGCGATGAAGCGCGCCTGGGAAGCAGAACGCAAGGCGGCGGGCAAACCGATCGACAAGCCGAACCTGGTGACCGGCCCGGTGCAGGTCTGCTGGCACAAGTTCGCCCGGTACTGGGACATTGAACTGCGTGAGATCCCCATGGAGCCCGGCCGGCTGCTGATGACGCCGGAAGAAGTCCTCCAGCGCTGCGACGAGAACACCATCGGCGTGGTCCCGACGCTGGGAGTGACGTTTACCTGTCAGTACGAACCGGTGCAGGCGGTGTCCGATGCGCTGGATCAGCTGCAGAAAGACACGGGCCTTAACATTCGCATGCATGTCGACGCCGCCAGCGGCGGGTTTCTGGCCCCGTTCTGCGCGCCGGAACTGGTCTGGGATTTTCGCCTGCCGCGGGTCAAGTCGATTAACACCTCGGGGCACAAGTTTGGCCTGGCGCCACTCGGGGTGGGCTGGGTCGTCTGGCGGGAAACGGCCGATCTGCCGCAGGAGGAGATTTTCTGGGTGAACTACCTGGGCGGCAACATGCGGGATATCGCCTTGAACTTTTCCCGTCCCGGCGGGCAGATCGTCTGCCAGTACTACAACTTTTTGCGGCTGGGCCGGGAAGGTTACCGGAAGATCCACTCGGCCTGTTATGAAACGGCCCAGTACCTGGCGAAAGAGATCGCGAAGCTGGGGCCGTTTGAGATCCTGTACAACGGCCAGATGAATGACGGCATCCCGGCGCTCTGCTGGAAAATGAGGGACGGCGCCGATCCCGGATTTAGCCTGTACGACATGGCCGACCGCCTGCGGAGCCGCGGCTGGCAGGTGCCGGCCTATTCGTTGCCGGCCGACATGCAGAACCAGGCGATCCAGCGGATCCTGGTGCGGCACGGCGTGAGCCGCGACCTGGGGGCGTTGCTGCTGGAAGACATGCGACGCGCCCTGGAGTACTTCCAGCAGCACCCGGTGCAATCGCCCCTGACGCCGGAGGAAGCCTCCGGCTTTCATCATTAA
- a CDS encoding amidohydrolase family protein: MSIRILTLAVGAGLLLAAGSLQGAAPSPTRWQKTMDQFKAADAKAMPAAEGVLFIGSSSIRLWDLEKSFPGKGYINRGFGGSYIADSTHYADDIVFPYRPTTIVMFAGGNDLAGDLPPDVVADDFRKFANKVHSKLPKTRIIFIAVKASQSRWAIRDRIQACNKEVKAFCDQDERLVFVDAFDAMLGEDGLPRAELLREDKLHLSDAGYELWTSLVKPHLPADDKQSAVEGPADLILHNGKVAVVDQAFTLAQAIAVRDGRILQVGANADVLALRGEKTEVIDLQGRLAMPGLIDSHTHPGSASMHEFDHPVPDMETVADVLDYIRQRAAAVGEGEWVQVSQIFITRLREQRYPTRAELDAAAPKNPVVFSTGPDASVNSMALELSGIDRDFRTTGSGEIERDPETGEPTGILRGNTKRYLKTTSAPGKKPTTADREERLKLLFADYNAVGITCIADRNASDTAIQNYDALRRRGELTLRIACSHALSTSESVPEIQAKLKEIAAHPLCRGDNMLRIVGVKAFQDGGMLTGSAYMTKPWGVSKIYSIVDPRYQGVLFIEKDKLLEIVRTTIDANLQFTAHSVGDGAVRNLLDVYETIAKDREIQSVRPCITHCNFMSENDVQRMADLGVVADIQPAWLYLDGKTLRDQFGEERLRWFQPLKSLFEAGAIAGGGSDHMQKIGSLRSINPYNPFLGMWISQVREPRRMEGKLHPEESLSREQAIRFYTQNNAYIVFLDEQIGSLEAGKQADLIVVDRDLLTCPVDDIKDAQVDYTFLGGKRVFARNKP; the protein is encoded by the coding sequence ATGTCGATACGAATCCTGACGCTCGCTGTCGGCGCGGGCCTGTTGCTGGCCGCAGGATCACTGCAGGGCGCGGCTCCTTCCCCGACCCGCTGGCAGAAAACGATGGACCAGTTCAAGGCGGCCGACGCCAAAGCAATGCCGGCGGCCGAAGGGGTGCTGTTCATCGGCAGTTCCAGTATTCGTCTGTGGGACCTGGAGAAATCGTTCCCCGGCAAAGGGTACATCAACCGGGGGTTCGGCGGCTCGTACATCGCTGATTCCACCCATTACGCCGACGACATTGTGTTCCCCTACCGGCCGACGACGATCGTCATGTTTGCCGGCGGCAACGATCTGGCAGGCGATCTCCCGCCCGACGTGGTGGCGGACGACTTCCGCAAGTTCGCCAACAAGGTGCACAGCAAACTGCCGAAGACCCGCATCATTTTTATCGCCGTCAAAGCCAGCCAGTCGCGCTGGGCAATTCGCGACCGGATCCAGGCCTGTAATAAAGAGGTGAAAGCGTTCTGCGATCAGGACGAGCGACTGGTGTTTGTCGACGCCTTTGACGCCATGCTGGGCGAAGACGGCCTGCCCCGGGCCGAGCTGCTCCGCGAGGACAAGCTGCATCTGTCGGACGCCGGTTATGAACTGTGGACCTCTTTGGTCAAGCCGCATCTACCGGCCGATGACAAGCAGTCGGCGGTCGAAGGACCGGCCGATCTGATCCTGCACAACGGCAAGGTCGCGGTCGTCGACCAGGCGTTCACTCTGGCCCAGGCGATCGCCGTGCGCGACGGCCGGATTCTCCAGGTCGGCGCCAATGCCGACGTGCTGGCCTTGCGGGGCGAGAAAACGGAAGTCATTGACCTGCAGGGACGTCTGGCGATGCCGGGCCTGATCGACTCGCATACGCATCCTGGCAGCGCCAGCATGCACGAGTTCGACCACCCCGTGCCCGACATGGAAACGGTCGCCGACGTGCTGGATTACATCCGCCAGCGGGCCGCAGCGGTCGGCGAAGGGGAATGGGTCCAGGTCAGCCAGATCTTCATCACCCGGCTGCGCGAGCAGCGTTATCCCACCCGGGCCGAACTCGACGCGGCGGCCCCCAAAAACCCGGTTGTGTTTTCGACCGGTCCCGACGCTTCCGTCAACAGCATGGCCTTGGAGCTCAGCGGCATCGATCGCGACTTCCGCACCACCGGATCGGGCGAGATCGAACGCGACCCTGAAACGGGCGAGCCGACCGGCATCCTGCGCGGCAACACCAAGCGTTACCTGAAAACGACCTCGGCCCCTGGCAAAAAGCCGACGACCGCCGACCGCGAAGAACGGCTGAAACTGCTCTTCGCCGACTACAACGCCGTCGGCATCACCTGCATCGCGGATCGGAACGCCAGCGACACGGCCATCCAGAACTACGACGCCCTCCGCCGCCGGGGCGAGCTGACCTTGCGTATCGCCTGTTCACACGCCCTGTCGACCAGCGAAAGCGTGCCCGAGATCCAGGCGAAGCTGAAAGAGATCGCCGCCCATCCGCTTTGCCGCGGCGATAACATGCTGCGGATCGTCGGCGTGAAAGCGTTCCAGGACGGCGGCATGCTCACCGGCAGCGCCTATATGACCAAACCCTGGGGCGTCAGCAAGATCTATTCGATCGTCGACCCGCGGTACCAGGGCGTGCTGTTTATCGAGAAGGACAAGCTGCTGGAAATCGTCCGCACCACGATCGACGCCAACCTGCAGTTCACGGCACATTCGGTCGGTGACGGCGCGGTCCGGAACCTGCTGGACGTGTATGAAACGATCGCCAAAGACCGGGAGATCCAGAGCGTGCGTCCTTGCATTACGCATTGCAATTTCATGAGCGAGAACGACGTGCAGCGGATGGCCGACCTGGGCGTGGTCGCCGACATCCAGCCGGCCTGGTTGTACCTCGACGGCAAAACGCTGCGGGACCAGTTTGGCGAAGAACGGCTCCGCTGGTTTCAGCCGCTCAAGTCGCTGTTCGAAGCCGGCGCCATCGCCGGCGGCGGCTCCGACCACATGCAGAAGATCGGCTCGCTGCGTTCCATCAATCCGTATAACCCGTTCCTGGGAATGTGGATCAGCCAGGTCCGCGAACCGCGGCGGATGGAAGGGAAGCTGCATCCGGAAGAAAGCCTCAGCCGCGAACAGGCGATTCGCTTTTATACCCAGAACAACGCGTACATTGTGTTCCTCGACGAGCAGATCGGCTCGCTCGAAGCGGGCAAGCAGGCCGACCTGATCGTGGTTGACCGCGATCTGCTGACCTGTCCCGTCGACGACATAAAAGACGCCCAGGTGGATTACACCTTTTTGGGCGGCAAACGGGTCTTTGCCCGGAACAAGCCGTGA
- a CDS encoding CPBP family intramembrane glutamic endopeptidase, translated as MGNLLRGSILVLAILLPTIVTLAYFVWLARQPPWMQQGAYLVGKIVQFALPAVCAFWLLPRVLDWKWPDGYALAQGLGFGLLVGALMLAAYYLVLKPAGMFDGPDVAIQEKIRSMGLNAAWKFVALTIFYAMLHSLLEEYYWRWFVFYELRQVTPLAVAILISSVGFMAHHVIVLHAYFGWSWLTGLCCLGIVVGGAVWAWQYHSSGSLVGPWLGHLVIDAAIFAIGYDMARETFPA; from the coding sequence ATGGGAAACCTTCTCCGCGGTTCGATTCTGGTCCTGGCCATTCTGTTGCCCACGATTGTGACGCTGGCGTATTTTGTGTGGCTGGCCAGACAGCCGCCCTGGATGCAGCAGGGCGCGTATCTGGTCGGCAAGATCGTGCAGTTCGCGTTGCCGGCGGTCTGCGCGTTCTGGCTGTTGCCGCGCGTGCTGGACTGGAAGTGGCCGGATGGCTACGCCCTGGCGCAAGGGCTGGGTTTTGGTCTGCTGGTGGGAGCGCTGATGCTGGCGGCCTATTACCTGGTGCTGAAGCCGGCGGGCATGTTTGATGGTCCCGATGTTGCGATCCAGGAGAAGATTCGCAGCATGGGGCTGAACGCCGCCTGGAAGTTCGTCGCGCTGACGATTTTCTATGCGATGCTGCACTCGCTGCTGGAAGAGTACTACTGGCGGTGGTTCGTGTTTTACGAACTGCGGCAAGTGACGCCGTTGGCGGTCGCCATTCTGATATCGAGCGTCGGTTTCATGGCCCACCATGTGATTGTGCTGCACGCCTACTTTGGCTGGTCCTGGCTGACGGGCCTGTGTTGCCTGGGGATTGTCGTCGGCGGTGCGGTCTGGGCGTGGCAATACCACAGCAGTGGTTCGCTGGTCGGCCCCTGGCTAGGGCATCTGGTCATCGACGCCGCCATTTTCGCCATCGGCTACGACATGGCCCGCGAAACGTTTCCCGCGTAA
- a CDS encoding DUF1501 domain-containing protein, producing MNVSRRQMLQSAACGFGSLALAGMCAEQAAAETPSLATRPGHHPARAKRMIFIFMQGGPSQVDSFDPKPLLDKEDGKKVEFKVARTMKVSPERVFKSPWSFHQYGESGRWVSDLFPHIAKSVDDFCLIRSMHTEGVAHGPATLFLHTGATNLVRPSTGAWITYGLGTENQNLPGFVTINPTAAKGGPRNYSNAFLPTIYQGVDIGRAGVSTKQANIRHIQNELLNKAEEQRRFGLLQGINRAQLENVGGGDELAATIDSFELAFRMQNNAPGVIDLSQETPATLEQYGIGEQATDDFGRQCLMARRMAESGVRYVQINYSDNGPTPRWDQHSNIGAHETHALATDKPVAGLMQDLKQRGLLEDTLVWWGGEFGRTPFAQGKDGRDHNPNGFSVWLAGGGVKPGFAYGETDEYGYNAVVDKVHMHDLHATLLHLMGLDHERLTYRYAGRDFRLTDVAGRVVKEIFA from the coding sequence ATGAACGTTTCCCGTCGCCAGATGCTGCAGTCGGCCGCCTGCGGATTTGGCTCGCTCGCCCTGGCCGGCATGTGTGCGGAACAGGCCGCCGCCGAAACCCCTTCGCTGGCGACCCGGCCGGGACATCACCCAGCCCGCGCCAAGCGGATGATCTTCATCTTCATGCAGGGCGGCCCCAGCCAGGTCGACTCGTTCGATCCCAAACCGCTGCTCGATAAAGAAGACGGCAAAAAGGTCGAATTCAAAGTCGCCCGGACCATGAAGGTGTCGCCGGAACGGGTCTTCAAATCGCCGTGGAGTTTCCACCAGTACGGCGAAAGCGGCCGCTGGGTGTCGGACCTGTTCCCGCATATCGCCAAAAGCGTCGACGACTTCTGCCTGATCCGCAGCATGCATACCGAAGGCGTCGCCCATGGGCCGGCGACCTTGTTCCTGCACACGGGCGCCACCAACCTGGTCCGTCCTTCCACCGGCGCCTGGATCACCTACGGGCTAGGCACCGAGAACCAGAACCTGCCGGGCTTTGTCACGATCAACCCGACCGCCGCCAAGGGCGGACCGCGGAACTACTCCAACGCCTTCCTGCCAACGATCTACCAGGGCGTTGATATCGGCCGCGCCGGCGTGTCGACCAAACAGGCCAACATCCGCCACATCCAGAACGAACTGCTCAACAAAGCCGAAGAGCAACGCCGCTTTGGCCTGCTCCAGGGGATCAACCGGGCCCAACTGGAGAACGTCGGCGGCGGCGACGAACTGGCCGCGACGATCGACTCCTTTGAGCTGGCCTTCCGCATGCAGAACAACGCGCCGGGCGTGATCGACCTGTCGCAGGAAACGCCCGCCACGCTGGAGCAGTACGGCATCGGCGAACAAGCAACCGACGACTTCGGCCGCCAGTGCCTGATGGCCCGCCGCATGGCCGAGTCGGGCGTCCGCTATGTGCAGATCAACTACTCCGACAACGGCCCCACGCCCCGCTGGGACCAGCACTCCAACATTGGCGCCCATGAAACGCACGCCCTGGCGACCGACAAACCGGTCGCCGGCCTGATGCAGGACCTGAAGCAGCGGGGCCTTCTGGAAGACACATTGGTCTGGTGGGGCGGCGAGTTCGGCCGCACCCCGTTCGCCCAAGGAAAGGACGGCCGCGACCACAACCCCAACGGCTTCAGCGTCTGGCTGGCTGGCGGCGGCGTCAAGCCGGGCTTTGCTTACGGCGAGACGGACGAATACGGCTACAACGCCGTGGTGGACAAGGTCCACATGCACGACCTGCACGCCACGCTGTTACACCTGATGGGGCTGGATCACGAGCGATTAACCTACCGCTACGCAGGCCGCGACTTCCGCCTGACCGACGTCGCCGGCCGCGTGGTGAAAGAAATCTTCGCCTGA
- a CDS encoding alpha/beta hydrolase family protein, whose protein sequence is MKTAFALLCGCLLATNSLAADELQVLPAPHGSERLITYLKAAAEQAFARRQAAYEALKTPEQIAAWQKSRRDFFRQQLGETPEREPVEGHIVGQLQGEQFVVEKVLFDSRPGHTVSALLYLPQSDKFQPPYPAVLVPCGHSANGKAYGGYQHLCMLLARHGMAAFCYDPIGQGERYQFLLSNGKPRFKSTQEHSLLGVSSILVGRNTATYRVWDGMRAIDYLCQRPDINADRIGCTGSSGGGTLTEYLMALDDRIVCAAPASCVTTFQRRLETIGPGDAEQNIFGQIGFGLDHSDYTLIRAPRPTLLCTGTLDFVDIRGSWEIFRETKRLYSRMGYPERIDLVEVDAKHGFVKELREATTQWMQRWLRDVDQHVVEPELPTFTEEQCSTGAQVMQQYGNRNVLDLNRQRAEELAPERKFLWKAHNRLDTLQQVRRLAGIHPLADLRPAQAEVVGRSERPGYSIEKLLLHATPGLPLPALLFTPKKPPTGKTLYVDGAGMAGAAAPGGPIEKRVLAGEQVLAVDLRGQGELGQAKGQWGGSYDAIMIAYLLGRPLVGMQAEDLLTAARYLQQYGEQEPRTIELISIKLVAVGPATPAALHAAALESSFFGKCEFRDGLLSWEGLFDDPAAPGYLASAVHGALAVYDLQDLLHSLGDQAVTGE, encoded by the coding sequence ATGAAAACTGCTTTCGCTCTGCTTTGCGGTTGCCTGCTGGCGACGAACTCCCTGGCGGCGGACGAGCTGCAGGTGCTGCCGGCGCCGCATGGTTCCGAGCGGCTGATCACGTATCTGAAAGCCGCAGCCGAACAGGCCTTTGCCCGACGCCAGGCCGCATACGAAGCACTGAAAACGCCCGAGCAGATCGCCGCCTGGCAAAAGAGTCGGCGGGACTTTTTCCGGCAGCAGCTGGGAGAAACGCCTGAGCGCGAGCCGGTCGAAGGGCACATCGTCGGCCAGCTGCAGGGCGAGCAGTTCGTTGTCGAAAAAGTTCTCTTCGACAGTCGCCCCGGCCACACCGTTTCGGCCTTGCTGTATCTGCCGCAGTCGGACAAATTCCAGCCGCCTTACCCGGCCGTGCTGGTCCCGTGCGGCCATTCAGCCAATGGCAAAGCGTACGGCGGCTACCAGCATTTGTGCATGCTGCTCGCCCGGCATGGCATGGCCGCGTTCTGCTATGACCCGATCGGCCAGGGGGAGCGATACCAGTTCCTGCTTTCCAACGGCAAGCCGCGGTTCAAGTCCACCCAGGAGCACTCACTGCTGGGCGTAAGCTCGATCCTGGTCGGCAGGAACACGGCCACCTACCGCGTGTGGGACGGCATGCGGGCGATCGACTACTTGTGCCAGCGGCCCGACATCAACGCCGATCGGATCGGCTGCACCGGCAGTTCCGGCGGCGGCACGCTGACCGAATACCTGATGGCGCTCGACGACCGGATTGTGTGCGCCGCTCCGGCCAGCTGCGTTACCACCTTTCAGCGGCGACTGGAAACGATCGGTCCCGGCGACGCAGAGCAGAACATCTTCGGCCAGATCGGTTTCGGCCTGGACCATAGCGACTACACGCTCATCAGGGCGCCCCGGCCCACGCTCCTCTGCACGGGCACGCTGGACTTTGTCGACATCCGCGGCTCCTGGGAGATCTTTCGAGAAACGAAACGCCTTTACAGCCGCATGGGTTATCCCGAGCGGATCGACCTGGTCGAAGTCGACGCCAAACATGGTTTTGTCAAGGAACTCCGCGAGGCAACCACGCAGTGGATGCAGCGCTGGCTGCGCGACGTGGACCAGCATGTGGTGGAACCCGAATTACCGACCTTTACCGAAGAGCAGTGCAGCACGGGGGCACAGGTCATGCAGCAGTATGGCAACCGGAACGTGCTCGACCTGAACCGCCAGCGGGCGGAAGAACTGGCGCCAGAACGGAAATTCTTATGGAAGGCCCACAACCGCCTGGATACGCTCCAGCAGGTAAGGCGACTGGCCGGCATTCATCCCCTGGCGGACCTTCGTCCGGCCCAGGCCGAAGTGGTGGGACGCAGCGAGCGGCCCGGCTACAGCATCGAAAAACTCCTCCTGCATGCGACGCCTGGCTTGCCGTTGCCGGCACTTCTCTTTACCCCCAAAAAGCCGCCGACCGGCAAAACCTTGTACGTCGACGGCGCCGGGATGGCGGGCGCCGCAGCGCCGGGCGGGCCCATCGAGAAACGGGTGCTGGCCGGCGAACAGGTGCTGGCGGTCGATCTCCGCGGGCAGGGCGAACTGGGCCAGGCGAAGGGTCAATGGGGCGGATCGTACGACGCGATCATGATCGCCTATCTGCTGGGCCGGCCGCTGGTCGGCATGCAGGCCGAAGATCTGCTCACCGCCGCCCGTTACCTGCAGCAGTACGGGGAACAGGAACCGCGAACGATCGAACTGATCTCCATCAAACTGGTCGCCGTCGGTCCGGCAACGCCGGCGGCCTTGCACGCCGCTGCGCTGGAATCCTCGTTCTTTGGCAAGTGCGAGTTCCGCGACGGCCTGCTTAGCTGGGAAGGCCTCTTCGACGATCCGGCCGCCCCCGGTTACCTGGCCAGCGCCGTCCACGGGGCGCTAGCCGTTTATGATCTGCAGGATCTGCTCCACAGCCTGGGGGATCAGGCGGTGACAGGCGAATAG
- a CDS encoding MFS transporter codes for MTLPQARTAGRFYYGWFMLPAAVALQVGTSPGQTYGVAVFNPALRESLDLTLQQLSEGYLLASLLAAAPMPLVGWCVDRFGLRRTGVAIVLLLGLACMAMSQARGLVSLTVGFFLLRAAGQGALSLVASNTLSMWFYRRLGFVSGISGLGVAGAIAVTPSLFLLLIRLFEWRVAYQVIGLGVWGVLLPLLWFVYRNRPEDVGQTLDGVTVEPDDLLLPKDDPPGSPLAQPPVQRIAEASLDLRGAWRSRAYWVMLGLTMLWGLVGTAIMFNLLPIFAAAGLSEQEAAGTFFTFAAAMATAQLIGGRLADQWPLNRLLTISVVGLLSGTLVLLVLPNIWWGHAYAVLFGGSQGLLSTVGNTLWARYFGREHLGKIRSSVTTAAVASCSLGPYLMGVSVDKLGSFTPALLLFAGALFLAAIAAPFATPPLGHSPGSPLAMDPEENLTQRR; via the coding sequence GTGACGTTACCCCAGGCCAGGACGGCGGGTCGCTTTTACTACGGCTGGTTCATGCTGCCTGCTGCGGTGGCGCTACAGGTGGGTACGTCGCCCGGCCAGACGTATGGCGTGGCCGTGTTTAATCCGGCCTTGCGGGAGTCGCTGGATCTGACGCTGCAGCAGCTGTCGGAAGGCTACCTGCTGGCCAGTTTGCTGGCGGCGGCGCCGATGCCGCTGGTCGGCTGGTGCGTGGATCGCTTTGGGCTGCGGCGAACGGGCGTCGCCATTGTGCTGCTGCTGGGGCTGGCCTGCATGGCCATGTCGCAGGCCCGTGGACTGGTTTCGCTGACCGTCGGTTTCTTCCTGTTGAGGGCGGCCGGCCAGGGGGCGTTATCGCTGGTCGCCAGCAATACGCTGTCGATGTGGTTCTATCGTCGGCTGGGCTTTGTCAGCGGGATCAGCGGGCTGGGAGTCGCCGGCGCTATCGCCGTCACGCCGTCGCTGTTTCTGCTGTTGATCCGGCTGTTTGAATGGCGCGTCGCTTATCAGGTCATCGGCCTGGGCGTGTGGGGCGTGTTGTTGCCGCTGCTGTGGTTCGTCTATCGGAACCGGCCGGAAGATGTGGGCCAGACGCTCGACGGCGTGACGGTCGAACCGGACGACTTGCTCCTGCCGAAGGACGACCCGCCGGGCTCCCCGTTGGCCCAACCGCCGGTGCAGAGGATCGCCGAGGCGTCGCTCGACCTGCGCGGCGCCTGGCGGTCGCGGGCGTACTGGGTGATGCTGGGATTGACGATGCTCTGGGGGCTGGTTGGCACGGCGATCATGTTCAACCTGCTTCCCATTTTCGCCGCGGCCGGGCTGAGCGAGCAGGAAGCGGCCGGCACGTTCTTCACCTTCGCCGCCGCGATGGCGACGGCGCAGCTGATCGGCGGCCGGCTGGCCGATCAATGGCCGCTAAACCGGTTGCTGACGATCAGCGTGGTCGGCCTGCTGTCGGGTACGCTGGTGCTGCTGGTGCTGCCGAATATCTGGTGGGGGCACGCGTATGCGGTTCTGTTCGGCGGCTCACAGGGGCTGCTTTCCACCGTCGGCAATACGCTCTGGGCCAGGTACTTTGGGCGGGAGCACCTGGGGAAGATTCGCAGCTCGGTCACGACCGCCGCCGTCGCCAGCTGCAGCCTGGGCCCGTACCTGATGGGCGTGTCGGTCGACAAACTCGGCAGCTTCACGCCAGCCCTGCTGCTCTTCGCCGGAGCGCTGTTCCTCGCCGCAATTGCTGCTCCGTTCGCCACGCCGCCGCTGGGTCACTCGCCCGGTTCTCCCTTGGCGATGGATCCTGAAGAGAATCTCACGCAAAGGCGCTAA
- a CDS encoding DUF1254 domain-containing protein: MSTPRFGQGILAAALILALLSGCGTKPDPAAPAKTPETKTPEVKSPETKTTETDPAAVDTPAAKTPDTTAATDMTAIAEEAMIYGLPLVMNYTAVNEYFINEESGQYKCPMNQLYNSAQVFTPADTAIVTPNSDTPYSFFCADLRAEPIVFSVPAVEKSRYYAVQLVDMYTFNYGYVGSRATGNEAGSYMITGPNWKGETPPGIAKVFPCETEFSFAVIRTQLFNPADMDNVKKVQAGYKVETLSAFLKQPAASPAPQIDWLKVDKEIAQKDPFAVLSFVLQFCPPTGPAKVEESLRARFAKIGIEAGKPFPTIELTAAQQAELKAGAIAGMKKVKEKVATVGTDVNGWQISSPMGDRAFFNGDWLLRAAAADAGIYANDAVEATYPFTRVDENGQTLDGSKHNYTLTFADDAYPPVNAFWSVTMYDGKTQLLIDNPINRYLINSPMLPELKKNEDGSLTLYIQKDSPGEEKASNWLPAPDGPIYLVMRLYWPKETPPSILPPGKGTWKPPGIKQAE; the protein is encoded by the coding sequence ATGTCCACACCACGCTTCGGCCAGGGCATCCTTGCGGCCGCCTTGATACTTGCCCTGCTCTCCGGTTGCGGCACCAAACCGGATCCCGCCGCTCCTGCCAAAACTCCGGAAACGAAAACTCCGGAAGTGAAATCGCCGGAAACCAAAACCACCGAGACGGACCCCGCCGCCGTGGATACGCCGGCAGCGAAAACCCCCGATACGACCGCCGCGACCGACATGACGGCCATCGCCGAAGAGGCCATGATCTATGGCCTGCCGCTGGTGATGAACTACACGGCCGTTAACGAGTACTTCATCAATGAAGAGTCCGGGCAGTACAAATGCCCCATGAATCAGCTCTATAACTCGGCCCAGGTCTTCACGCCCGCCGACACGGCGATTGTCACGCCGAACAGCGACACGCCGTACTCCTTCTTTTGCGCCGACCTGCGGGCCGAGCCGATCGTCTTCTCCGTGCCCGCCGTCGAAAAAAGCCGCTACTACGCGGTGCAACTGGTCGACATGTATACGTTTAACTATGGCTATGTCGGCAGCCGCGCCACGGGCAACGAAGCCGGCTCCTACATGATCACCGGACCGAACTGGAAAGGGGAAACGCCCCCCGGAATCGCGAAGGTTTTCCCGTGCGAGACCGAATTCAGCTTTGCCGTGATCCGCACCCAGCTGTTCAACCCGGCCGATATGGACAACGTGAAAAAAGTGCAGGCCGGCTACAAGGTCGAAACGCTCTCCGCCTTCCTGAAGCAGCCGGCGGCGAGCCCCGCCCCCCAAATCGACTGGCTGAAAGTCGATAAAGAAATCGCTCAGAAAGATCCGTTCGCGGTGCTCAGCTTTGTGCTGCAGTTCTGCCCGCCGACCGGCCCCGCCAAAGTCGAGGAGTCGCTGCGCGCCCGCTTTGCCAAAATCGGTATCGAAGCCGGCAAACCGTTCCCCACGATCGAGCTCACGGCCGCCCAGCAGGCCGAACTCAAGGCGGGGGCCATCGCCGGCATGAAGAAGGTGAAAGAGAAAGTCGCCACCGTCGGGACTGATGTCAACGGCTGGCAAATCAGCTCCCCGATGGGCGACCGGGCCTTCTTCAACGGCGACTGGCTGCTGCGGGCGGCCGCCGCCGACGCTGGTATTTACGCCAACGACGCGGTCGAAGCGACTTATCCCTTCACCCGCGTCGACGAGAACGGCCAGACCCTCGACGGCAGCAAACACAACTACACGCTGACCTTTGCCGACGACGCCTACCCGCCGGTCAACGCCTTCTGGTCGGTCACCATGTACGACGGCAAAACGCAGCTGCTGATCGACAACCCGATCAACCGCTACCTGATCAACTCGCCGATGCTGCCCGAGCTGAAAAAGAACGAAGACGGCTCGCTCACGCTGTACATCCAGAAAGATTCGCCCGGCGAAGAGAAAGCGTCCAACTGGCTGCCCGCTCCCGACGGCCCGATCTACCTGGTGATGCGGCTCTACTGGCCGAAGGAAACGCCGCCTTCGATCCTGCCGCCCGGCAAGGGAACCTGGAAGCCGCCGGGCATCAAACAGGCCGAGTAA